Genomic segment of Arachis hypogaea cultivar Tifrunner chromosome 11, arahy.Tifrunner.gnm2.J5K5, whole genome shotgun sequence:
TGTTGAAGCCCAAAGAAAGATTGAAGCTGCCATTCGCCAAGTTAGTTCCTTTTTTAACACATGAAGTGCATTATATAATGCTCGTCTTATGATGATTAATGTTGACCTTTTAACAAATTTCACAGAAAGGAATTGATGAAAACTGGGCAGCTGCACTGGAACATAATCCTGAAGCCTTTGCTAGAGTGGTATGTACAGAATTTTAACTTCTGTTTTACATGCTATTAGCCAAGATTATCGAACTTTTGTGTTAACTTGTAAACTTGTAGTTTTAGGTCCCCAAATCAAGTTTACAAGTAAACTCTTATGAGTTCATGAGTTGAGTTTAGGTGAACCATTTTGATTACCATGTTAATAGCTTCATTGTTATGCATACTAAAGTGCTTTTTCATGTAATTTTTCAGGTTATGCTTTATGTTGATATGGAGGTTAATGGTGTCCCATTGAAGGTAAGTGGCTCATCACAACAAATGCATTCTTCATAATGTTCAGTGTTTTATATCTACACTGATCAAGATTCTATTTCTGTTAGCCTCGATGCTTCAATTATTATTTTCTGATTGTACATTGATTTTCACTTTGTTTTCAGGCATTTGTCGATAGTGGAGCCCAATCTACCATTATATCAAAAAGTTGTGCCGAGCGCTGTGGGTATGTTAATCTGTTCAACTAGATTGTGCATCCAAGACTTGTATAATACTGTGGTATGATGATTTAACTAATTAGGTAGCACATTTGAATGGCTATAAATTTACTCTACTTCAACACTGATATATAGATGGATAGATAGATGATTAACGAGGGAAATAAAATTCTTAATTCCTTATTGTATTATGTTCTAGATTATATTGTTTTATAAGTTGCCAGatattaaaatattatgtttTAGATAAGTTTTTTAATAGTCACGTTATCTTCCAGATTGTTGAGACTCTTAGATCAGCGATACAAAGGTATTGCTCATGGAGTTGGTCAATCAGAAATATTAGGTCGAATACATGTAGCTCCAATCAAGGTAATCTTTTAACAGGACCAATATTGAAGTCATGTCTATTTGTTCCTGATGGTGTTTTCAGATAATGATATTTTGTTTAAATTCGATGCCTTGGTTTTTGTCATGGACATGGAGACAAATTATATTTGGTTATGTATTTTGCCTTTGAAAGCAGAACTGcagatttttctcttttggttaTGCGCGCGACTTTTTTTTGTGTAAATATTAATGTTGGTAATTATCTTCCTGTATTGCTGTTATCCATTATATATGACTGTTTTATGCTATTGACTTTAGTGTGTTCATCGTAAGGGTGAAACAATATTTACATGATTGAGTTTAAGCATGCAGATGCGTTAATGTCTCATGGTTTTCTTGTGAATATCTGTTTAGCAAGTGATTTTTCTCCACCTGACCTCTCTGTGATTGTGTTAGTGATAGAGAAATCCTGATTTTTTATGAAGGACTTTGTTTCGTCGGTTGAGATTGATATCTTAATACACATTGAAATTACTGATCATTGGCAGGTAAAGTTCCAATATGTTTAATTCTAATATTCATTTTGTgcatttgttgttgttgtagatTGGGAGTATATTTTACCCTTGCTCATTCTTAGTTCTGGATTCTCCCAATATGGAGTTCCTTTTTGGGCTTGATATGCTCCGAAAGCACCAGGTATCATCCTTGGTTGTAACCTTCGATGTAGACGTAGCTGCTATTCTTACAATTTTGGCTCATAAATGCAGTGTATAATCGATTTAAAAGATAATGTTTTACGAGTTGGTGGTGGAGAAGTTTCAGTGCCATTTTTGCATGGTTGGTTTTCTAATCTCTGGATTTTGTAGCCATCCCATTTTTTCTCCCTATATTTTGCATGGCTCTTCTTTAAACTCAATCGAGTGGATGATTTGACAAGTAGTTAACCTTGTTTGTTCTGTTCAGAGAAAGACATACCGTCACGGTTTCTTGATGAGGAAAAGTTTAAGGAGGCTTCAAGCTCTGGCGCACAAGTAAGCACCCTTGAAGTTATAAGATTCTCCTTTTAAGCCATGTGTTTATTTATTTGCAAATGATATTGTAGAAAACAAGGTTTCTAATGAAATTTTAATAGTCccttagttttttctttttctccataACGCATTTGATATTCATTTAAAATAAGCATACTCTTAATCTGCTTCAAGACATGGATTGCAGTCAttgtttgaataaattttttgatTACTTTTTTTACCTTCAGGTTACATCAGGGGGCAATAATCCATCACCAAGGGGCCAGTCTTCTGGTTAGTACTggggatatttttgtaattttataaaaGGGAAAGTccctttttttagtttattttttatcttctagCTTTAGATTTGAACAAactgaatttataatttttatgtcttattttgTACTTTTCAATTGACTAGTATCTCATTTAAATACAACCCGAAACAAGTCTTTTAAAAGCTTGCAATTTATTTCGACAACAATTATTTTAAGTATTGGAAAGCCTTTTACTCTTATACGTTGATAATGAGGTAGATGTCTAGATAAGTGATCTTATTTTATTTCCCATCTCAAATTTCACTCTTCTAGACTTTGTCAAAAGGCTTAGAAACTTACCTATTTTATGATCTTCCAAAAACAATTTCAGGGGGAGCTTCTGGCGACAAGTCTAAGGTATGTTATGAAGCTTCAACCAGCTGATTCAGCTTTGTACTCTTCGTCCCTATCCTTTACAAATCTTGTACTTCATTGTTTTCTAGTATAAATGTTTTCAGTTGGATTTTTGTTGCAACGGTTGCGTGCTCTCCATTGAGGTGCTTGCATAAGGAAGTATCAAGTTAGCTTGCCTATGTTGCACCCAAAACCCGTTGGGTGCGGCTCTTCTTGGATCTTGCATAATGCAGGATGTTTTGAACCAAGTTGCCTTTTTTCCCCTTTATGGAAGAAATTTGGAATATGGACAAGTTTTTTAACTATTGTCATGTTAGTCCATAATGCAAAATGTAGTACCTAGAGCTTGTTTGGATGAGCTTATCTAAAATGATCCGTTTACCAAGTTTTTTCCAATGGAATAATGGCGTCCACACAAGCTCTTAggatgtttgatgaaatgataaACAAGCAAACAAAGAAATCCCTTATAGTCTCAATTATTAGATAAACTTTATTCTACTCTCCCAAAGACCAGTTTCTGTTCTTTATATTCTACCTAGGACttaatggcgtcgtttgattcatgtaaccgacccacctagtgggataaggcttggtggtggtggttgttggtgGTAGTGGTGTCTAACTTTGTGGTTATAAATGTTTGTTTCTTAGACTATTCaaagatatttaaataaaaacttggTATATAGCACTTCTGTTCTATTCATAGACTGGATTTCATGTAGTGAGATGGGGCTTAATTAATGTTGTTGGTGTATATTCTCTAAAATAATCTTTGTTGTTGCAGGATTCTGAATTTGAAGCCAAAGTTGCAAAGCTTGTTGAGTTAGGATTTGGAAGAGCTGCAGTAATAGAAGCTCTTCAATTATTTAATGGCAATGAGGAACAAGCAGCAGGATTTCTTTTTGGGGGCTGAAAGGAACAGTTATTATTAGAAACGattgatttcaaattttaactCATTCCATTTACAGGATTTATAAAATTGGAATTTTAGACCTGATGACATTTACTGTGAAATTGTTCATACTGTAATGGaagtttctttttatttgataaaCCAATTTGTGGATAACTATGTATCCTTCGTTTATAGGTTGAATGGGTCTAACCTTACAATGCTAAATGCGAATAAGGAAATAAGAATGCACCATTAAACCATTGCTTAGTTTCATATTCAAAGAGTGTACTCGAGACAATCCTTGAGTAAATTGAAAGAGTAGTTATATCAAAAAGGAAAATATGCTGCTATGATGCCGGATTTGCAtgggtttttaatttattttatcctttttttgtTGGATATAATGCAAATGATTTAAAACAGCATTTGAATGGTTAAAAAGGACTGGGATTTAATGGTAAAGACTAAAGAGCCATAAGTATGAAATAGCTAGTCCCAATAGAAGATTTGAGTTCGTTTGACTAAAATACTTCAACAAAACATGACAAAAATACCCAGAACATTCAACGAAGTTACCCAATAAATTATCGATGTAGAGTAATTTTTTGAACTAGCGCTCAATTCCTTTATATTTGAGTTTGAATTACGTTAGCAACACAAATTCCGACTTAAGATCTAATAGCTTTTATGTGCAGAGTCCAGATTCCGGAGAGGATATAAAGAGGAGTATGTTTACATCCTTTTCTAGACCTGTAGAACATAAAATTTTTCTAGACCTGTAGAACATAAAATTATTAACTTTTCAATTTCTACCCGAAAGCTATGACATGCCTAATTCGAAAACAAAAACCATTTCAACTTTCTGCtaccaagaacacaaaaaaaatggaaaaagattgAAGAACCTTGGAAATAACTACTTTATAATCGAACAAAACTTTACAGCTATTCCATTACACTTACAATTCTGATTTCAACTTGGACAAATAGCTGAATTAAACAAAAAGGATTGAAGAACTAACCACTTACCAAATAACTCATCCTCATCACACTTCATCTCATAATATAGCTATAGAATTAGACCCAAAAAAAATCCAGTATCATGACTAGGAAGATCAAAACCTCTCTGCCAGTCTAGCAGTAACTGCTCTTAGTTTGGAATATACCTTTCCTGCTGGTGATCCCAGGATAAGGCTACAAAGAGAATCCCTTGCAATTTTGATGTTGGAAAATGACCCTAAAATGTGTATTTTGGTGTCAGCAATCACAATCCTTGTCTTAGTTGCATTTTCGATTGCAAACTTAGTTTTACCGCCTTTACCAGATAATCTTCCAATAGCGCGAGACAAGTGATCACCTCTAAGTGTCTTAACATCCTTGATCTCAAAGGACTCGACATAGAGTTCATCCATACGGAGTAGAGCGATGGCATCTATGACGTCGAAGCCCATCATGAAAGCATGGACAAAATCAGCACATTTTTGCAGGTTACTAATATCGGGTGTATCTGGCCTTGTCTTCAGTTCAACCTTCCGAGCCTTCAAATTCATGCGGATGTCAATTTTCATCTGTTCATATATGGGAGTATAGATGTCCATCCATGCTTTCTTGAGAGGGTTGTAGCGATGCTGTGGAACAGACACCTTCCTGAACTGAACCTGACCATCCGACATCTCATGAGGCTTCAAAGGCTCGAACTTTGGCTTTGGAGGTAATGGTTTTGCCTCAGAAGggagagcttctacttccatcgAAGATAAAGCCATTTTTGACTGCATTATGTAACTGTTCAAAAGACCCAAAAAAAAAGTAAGTTGAATCTAAAGGTTCACGAGTAAGAAGACATAAGCAAAATCTACTCCAAGGTTTCCACCCTAGATACCAACAGTTTGTAAACATTTAAGGGTATATTAAACAAATTTCTATCAGCATACTGATCTTTGCTAATTACAAAATACACAAATTTGGACAAATATCAGCACAACCTTCTACTAACTCAATCTGCTAACATGCTAACACAGTTATCGACATACACACAACACAAAAATCTGCCAAGACCTGAAGTGCCCTATAAtgtttttattaaaacaaaaaggcAAAAAATCCCAAACTCAGAAATTCCCTATAATCATTTCAAGTTTAAGGTTGAGATCAAAGAAGTCAATTCGCAGTTTTTACTTGAACTCAGAAGATAGTGCAAAATCGTAATTTGTAAAACGAATTTTAAACATGActcataatttataaaatatattctaccaaaaaataaaataaaataaatatatacttttttacaagaataaacaaaactaagccacaaacaaataaaatgaacataGGCAAATTTGAAATAAACTAAATCTTACATTCTAACTAgggataagaaaaaaataaaaaggaacaaaAATCCAGTGAACAATGACATCTCAATAAACTCAGTATTATAATCCAATGTTCCAATTTTTCAGTTAAAAATCCAAACCCTAAATTTAGTTTCACAGCAACAAAATCTAACTCTACACCCAAATTTATCGATTGACAGAAtccaaaccctaaacctaaacccaatTTCACGTTAAGAGAATCCAAATCCAAAACCTAAACCCAATTTCACATTAATAGAATTCAAAACTTAATCTCAATTTCATAGCAATTTCatcaaataaaaatcaaaacacATATATTCTCAATTAATAGAAAGTCAGAGACATCTAACTTATTGCAAGGCGGCCGGCTACAGAGCAGAGGCGTTGCTGAAGTAGAGTTGCCGTCGAGTGAGCGGCGGCTGCGACGGAGGAAGGCCAGGGACGACACCGTGAGGGACTCAGAGAGAGGAGGTGGCGACGCAGTGAGAAGGAAGATTGGAAAAAGGAAGGAGGAGGTGGCGAGGTGCTGGAGAGATTGAGTGGAGAGGAGGCTCGTGCTCGTGTGATAGAGAGGGAAGTGATAGAGAGGCGCAGAGACTGTGATCTGGGTTGGGGTAGGGTTTCAACTTTCAacatatcatatatatatttatatatttaagttACTAAAAAAAGGTAGATAAatgatatttaataaattttaaataatatattttttattttaaatattttattttttatttttaaagataaattagACAATTTAAATACTAAAACAAAATAAGGTTATAAACACCGAACCAATCATCGAAccattctagttattaatttattggttCATAAGTTTAATCAGTTCGATTGTAGTTGAACCGaaaaaactgttttataataaaataataaataaaatataaataaacacattaaaatataattataatttaatataaactttaaaatatcatctaaattaaaagtattatatAAACTAGAATGTTatgatctcattcaaatacaaacacaaaagtcaaataacaaaaacaaccaactaaacataaaataccaacatccaaatttgtcatcaatcatatttattcatattcacaattttatcacATTCATTCATATTCAAAATTCCTTGCCTTATTCAACAGCACAAAAATTGAATGAACATCAGCAACACCATCCTCTGCTGATTTTGCATACTTTTAATAGCCACTACATGTTACGATTTAATATTAGGAAGGGTACTAGTTATGCCCATTAGAATTACTTAGTCTTTTAAGAGTATAGACAAGAGACTTTTATCAATGTATTAAAGAAATTAATGAATTGATATTAAACTTGGGTTCAATTTGGAGTTTCTCTCCCTAACTCAAAGAGGGAGTTCTAACATTGGTGCTCTCGTTGGGAGGTTTCTTCCATTTTTCATGGAAAAACAAataactcaacaatttgaagatACATTTCCAATATTCGATGAAAAAGATGGTTTTGGATGGACAATATGCTCTGAGCAATACTGGAATGCTAGAGAAACACCCGAGAAGTAGAGATTCATAGAGGTGGAAAGAGGTTTGAAAGGTAAAGTTCTAAGATGGTTTTAGTTAAGAAAGGCGCTCAATCCATTTGCCAATTTGAAAACATTCGAAATTGCATTCTATCATTGCTACCAACCGAATATGCGTCCAAGCTTGCCAGAAATTTGCTGGAATGAAGTTGCAGAATGGAGAATTGAGTGGAAAGACATTAAAGTTAGACTAAGCAACAGCATCAACAGAAATTCAAGAAAAAAGAGAGGCCGAAATCGATGCAAATTCAGATTCAACAAACAATTTAGcaacaaatttaacaacaaaaaaacaacaacaaagccttgtcccactaagttgggtcggctacatgaatcaaacgacgccattgtgctctgtcatgtatcatgtctacagagagaccgtttacatgtagatctcgtttgaccacctcatggatggtcttcttaggtcttcctctgcctttcgccctttgtccatcttccatctcatccaccctcataactggatgttctatcggtcttcttctcacatgtccaaaccacctgagacgcgattcaactatcttttccacaatgggtgctactccaactctctcccttatatcttcattccttattttatccaatcgcgtatgaccactcatccatctcaacatcttcatctctgccacactcagcttatgttcgtgctcccctttagccgcccaacactccgtaccatacagcatagccggtcttatagcggtgcgatagaatttacctttaagttttaaaggcacttttttgtcgcatataaaaccatatgcactccgccattttgaccaacctgcttggatcctatgatttacatcctgttcaatctctccattatcctgtatgatgcacccaagatacttaaaacttttaacattTCGtaagatgttttctccaatcttcacctctatattggggttttcccttctcagactgaacttacattccatatattccgtcttgctacggcttatgcgcagaccatacacttctagagcttctctccataactccaacttcttatttaggtcttcccttgactctcccataaggacgatatcatcggcaaaaagcatgcaccatggcacaggctcttggatgtgctctgtgagtacttccaagactaatgtgaaaatgtatggacttaaggatgatccctggtgtaatcctataccaatagaaaattcctctgtcacaccaccttgagtcttcacactagttgtggccccatcatacatgtctttaattgtccgaatatatgcgatccttactctcctcttttctaaaaccttccataagacctcccttggtaccctatcatacgctttttccaaatcaataaacaccatatgtagatcccttttattattacgatacctctccatcatccttcttaataggtatatcgcttcagtggtagatctgcctggcataaatccaaattggttctctgttacttgtgtctcttttctcaacctccgttctatcaccctttcccataacttcatagtatgactcataagcttaatccctctatagtttccgcaactttgtatattcCCTTTATtattgtagataggtaccaaggtgctctttctccactaatcaggcatcttctttgacattaaaatctcattaaaaagcatggttaaccagttgatgcctttttctccaagaccattccaaacctcaatcgggatattatcaggtcctactgccctgccatttttcatctgctttagagcctcttttacctcgaagtctcgaatccttcgatagtagtcaaagttttgatcttcctcccttgtgcataatcgactaaggctcggaagagtcttctatccctcattaaataactcgtagaagtagctcttccacctttcattaatcttctcctcttgagccaacacctctccatccttatcctttatgcacttaacctgatccaaatctctcgttcttctttcccggctctttgtgattctatatatacatttttctccttctttcgtgcccaaagactggtagagaccctcatatgctcttgttcttgcttcacttacagccacttttgtctctttcttagccgccttatattttttccagttatctgcattgcggcataaagaccactctttaaagcattccctttttatctttatcttttattgtatactcgcattccaccaccaggactccttatctcttggtcctattcctttagattcaccaaaactttcttttgctgttcttctaataacttctgccatctccctccacatctcttccgcgcttccattcccatcccactttgcctcttctcctacccgtcttaggaagcttctttgttcctcacctttcatccgccaccacctcgtccttgggttcttcgtatgatgtcttttcctcaactttttctCAACGCGAAAAttcatgacgagcaccctatgttgtgttgtcaaactctctcccgggataattttgcagttaatgcaaaatttctggtcgactctcctcaacaagaagaagtcgatttgagagcttgtcatgccactcttataggttataagatgttcgtctctctttttaaaacatgtatttgcgatgagaagatcaaaggttgaggaaaagtccaaaatagttttaccctcggaattgatcaccccgaaaccatggcctccgtgaatactcccatatccagtcacttctctcccaacatggccatttaaatctcctcctaagaaaatcttatctcccaaaggtatgccttgaaccaaactctctaaatcctcccaaaaccttatcttgtgttgttcgtccgaacccacttgcggtgcataggcgctaatcacatggaaagcacctccctccaccacaagtttgatagagatgatccgatctcccacccttttgacatccactacgtccttcttccactgcttatccacaattattccaaccccattcctattcttcaactttcctgtataccaaagtttgaaaccagaagtatccaactcacgagcctttgcaccaacccatttcgtttcttgtaggcacataatgttaatcttcctccttgtcatggtgtccaccacctccatggactttactgttagagtgcctatgtttcatgtcccaaatctcaaccttttgtcgcttcgacctttgccttttactttgtgaactagcttatttaccctcgtccgttcacgaaaacgcgagaacccttgctcatttaacactacatccgggcaccgatgcagcagctcttgctttgacaccgtactcgagccatatggcgcgttgcttccgggcaacgacctagctttagcgcaataatgtctttgattcatgtcatggggggttcagctatatttttatgttggttgccgaagacctaacacaaccctcctcctttatccgggcttgggaccggctatgtaccgcaagtgtaacataggcggagttagcAACAAATCACAAATTCAATTTCACAAGATCAGTTCACAAATCAACAAGTTCAGAATATGAAATTGTCGAAGAAGAGGAATCagatttcaattttgaatttcaaccacaacaacaacaagaagaatcAAGCAGAAATTGCAAATTAAGcatgaattcaaaattcaaatatagaaattcaataaaaaataactctAAATCCAGAAAATCAAGTACGCTTAGAgacaattgcaaagaaagtagaattATAAATGAAGTACGCTTAGAAATTATGATACTACTAAATTGTACCTTCTGATTtggcaactaaaaaaaaaatagaataaaaaatttaaagtaaaaaaaaatagaattaacaaCCCAACCAAAGAATCAAGAACAACCCAACCAAAGAACAAATTAGAATCAACAATAGGAAGGACCACGGAAGAATAAAAGTAACTCagaatcaaatcaacaataagaataaaaaagTTCAGAATAA
This window contains:
- the LOC112720093 gene encoding protein DNA-DAMAGE INDUCIBLE 1 isoform X2, whose amino-acid sequence is MKITVMTADEQILTLDVDPHESVENVKALLEVETSVPIQQQQLLFNGKEIRNSDKLSAIGVKDDDLLMMVSGGGSGGGGGGGAASGTANELSLNADGSAVNPSAFQQHIRRDSNLIGQLFQSDPELAQAILGNDLNRLQEVLRMRHRQREELQRQKEEELALLYADPFDVEAQRKIEAAIRQKGIDENWAAALEHNPEAFARVVMLYVDMEVNGVPLKAFVDSGAQSTIISKSCAERCGLLRLLDQRYKGIAHGVGQSEILGRIHVAPIKIGSIFYPCSFLVLDSPNMEFLFGLDMLRKHQRKTYRHGFLMRKSLRRLQALAHKLHQGAIIHHQGASLLGELLATSLRILNLKPKLQSLLS
- the LOC112720093 gene encoding protein DNA-DAMAGE INDUCIBLE 1 isoform X1; protein product: MKITVMTADEQILTLDVDPHESVENVKALLEVETSVPIQQQQLLFNGKEIRNSDKLSAIGVKDDDLLMMVSGGGSGGGGGGGAASGTANELSLNADGSAVNPSAFQQHIRRDSNLIGQLFQSDPELAQAILGNDLNRLQEVLRMRHRQREELQRQKEEELALLYADPFDVEAQRKIEAAIRQKGIDENWAAALEHNPEAFARVVMLYVDMEVNGVPLKAFVDSGAQSTIISKSCAERCGLLRLLDQRYKGIAHGVGQSEILGRIHVAPIKIGSIFYPCSFLVLDSPNMEFLFGLDMLRKHQCIIDLKDNVLRVGGGEVSVPFLHEKDIPSRFLDEEKFKEASSSGAQVTSGGNNPSPRGQSSGGASGDKSKDSEFEAKVAKLVELGFGRAAVIEALQLFNGNEEQAAGFLFGG
- the LOC112720094 gene encoding uncharacterized protein, with product MQSKMALSSMEVEALPSEAKPLPPKPKFEPLKPHEMSDGQVQFRKVSVPQHRYNPLKKAWMDIYTPIYEQMKIDIRMNLKARKVELKTRPDTPDISNLQKCADFVHAFMMGFDVIDAIALLRMDELYVESFEIKDVKTLRGDHLSRAIGRLSGKGGKTKFAIENATKTRIVIADTKIHILGSFSNIKIARDSLCSLILGSPAGKVYSKLRAVTARLAERF